A portion of the Sulfuricurvum kujiense DSM 16994 genome contains these proteins:
- a CDS encoding YceD family protein, with protein MKIAFKKLGSQPLHFEANSDKAFFSGDLILKKGNLAQLNGTITGSISIPCDICAEEVEKSLNEEVSFYLSDGIYEGTDEELDVVEIDRSMIDMEELLNAEIELIKSDYFCCENCEGTSLDREF; from the coding sequence ATGAAAATAGCATTTAAGAAATTGGGATCACAGCCGCTTCATTTTGAGGCAAATAGTGACAAAGCTTTTTTTTCGGGTGATTTAATCCTTAAAAAAGGCAATCTAGCCCAATTAAACGGTACAATTACAGGGAGTATTTCGATTCCCTGCGACATTTGTGCCGAAGAGGTAGAAAAATCTTTAAATGAAGAAGTTTCTTTTTACCTAAGCGATGGGATATATGAGGGCACTGACGAAGAGTTGGATGTCGTCGAAATCGACCGATCAATGATTGATATGGAAGAACTTCTCAACGCGGAAATCGAACTGATCAAAAGCGACTATTTTTGTTGCGAAAACTGCGAAGGAACCTCGTTAGATCGAGAATTCTAA
- the hpf gene encoding ribosome hibernation-promoting factor, HPF/YfiA family, which produces MNVQIRSKEIKLTQHLNDHIATAIENFKRYHLDITTVNVMITKEKKGVGVEFDMHIAHAQPVVISDIDEDLDTAIDMAIERANKALRRLHDKMKDHHATSLREIEVIEEEA; this is translated from the coding sequence ATGAATGTACAAATACGCTCAAAAGAGATTAAACTTACCCAACATTTAAATGATCATATTGCTACCGCTATTGAAAATTTTAAACGATACCATCTTGATATTACGACCGTAAACGTTATGATTACCAAAGAGAAAAAAGGGGTCGGTGTCGAATTCGACATGCATATCGCTCATGCACAGCCCGTCGTTATCTCCGATATTGACGAAGATCTCGATACCGCTATCGACATGGCGATCGAACGCGCTAACAAAGCGCTTCGCCGCCTCCATGATAAGATGAAAGATCACCACGCTACCTCACTTCGCGAAATTGAGGTCATCGAAGAAGAAGCTTAA
- the trxC gene encoding thioredoxin TrxC, whose protein sequence is MSKINVVCPHCGGVNAIPIKDSYAKAACGHCKASLLDTKPISVDTSSFDRLMLNDERLIIADFWAPWCGPCRSMAPSFEEAARHFPLKAQFIKINTEEQQHLGGRFGIRSIPTVIAFKNNRIVDQFSGALPASQIIAFVKKHL, encoded by the coding sequence ATGTCTAAAATCAACGTCGTCTGCCCCCACTGCGGGGGTGTCAATGCTATCCCCATCAAAGATTCGTATGCTAAAGCCGCATGCGGTCACTGCAAAGCCTCGCTTCTCGATACCAAACCCATCTCGGTAGATACTTCCTCATTTGATCGACTTATGCTCAATGACGAACGTCTTATTATCGCCGATTTTTGGGCACCGTGGTGCGGACCGTGCCGAAGTATGGCACCGTCCTTCGAAGAAGCGGCACGCCATTTTCCCCTCAAAGCCCAGTTTATCAAAATCAACACCGAAGAGCAGCAGCACCTCGGGGGACGTTTCGGCATCCGATCCATTCCGACCGTTATTGCCTTTAAAAACAACCGTATTGTCGATCAGTTCAGCGGAGCCTTGCCTGCTTCTCAAATTATCGCTTTCGTTAAAAAGCACCTGTAG
- the rpmF gene encoding 50S ribosomal protein L32 — MAVPKRRVSHSRAAKRRTHYKISLARPVKDKDGTYKLSHYVNPTTGEYK; from the coding sequence ATGGCAGTACCTAAAAGAAGAGTGAGTCATTCTCGCGCTGCAAAACGCAGAACTCACTATAAAATTTCTCTAGCGCGTCCCGTAAAAGATAAAGACGGCACGTACAAATTGTCTCACTATGTCAACCCGACAACCGGTGAGTATAAATAA
- the plsX gene encoding phosphate acyltransferase PlsX: MIRIAIDAMGGDFGPEPIVKGTLEALKEKSFQPILVGKKDEILSLLPKGYKDKILIVDADDVIDMGDAATDALKRQESSIYKAIELVRNGEADGVVSAGHSGATMTLATLRLGRLKNVLRPALVTSMPTKSGKRSILMDAGANVDCKAEHLFQFGIMGYYYAHDMYKLDNPRVGLLANGEEDSKGNEVTKEAFKMLEGQKGFIGNVEGNNIFDGSCDVIVCDGFIGNLVLKASEGVASTISFFIKEYIRKSPVAITGALLMRKVFKLLKKQIDYAEIGGAPLVGIKGCAIVSHGKSNPKAIKNAIFQAIRYVNTGVNEHIENRLEELKK, encoded by the coding sequence ATGATTAGAATTGCAATTGATGCAATGGGCGGGGACTTCGGTCCCGAACCGATTGTTAAAGGGACACTTGAAGCACTCAAAGAGAAGAGTTTTCAACCAATTCTAGTTGGTAAAAAAGATGAAATTTTATCTTTATTACCCAAGGGCTATAAAGATAAAATTTTAATTGTCGATGCAGATGATGTGATCGACATGGGCGATGCGGCAACCGATGCGCTAAAGCGGCAAGAAAGCTCTATCTATAAAGCGATAGAACTTGTCAGAAACGGCGAAGCCGACGGCGTTGTCAGTGCAGGACACAGCGGTGCGACTATGACACTTGCAACACTGCGATTGGGACGTCTTAAAAATGTTTTACGTCCGGCTTTGGTTACCTCGATGCCGACAAAAAGCGGCAAGCGAAGTATCCTAATGGATGCGGGTGCCAATGTCGACTGCAAAGCGGAGCATCTTTTTCAATTCGGGATTATGGGATACTACTATGCCCATGACATGTACAAACTGGATAATCCGAGAGTCGGATTGTTAGCCAACGGCGAAGAAGACTCAAAAGGAAACGAAGTTACCAAAGAGGCATTCAAAATGCTCGAAGGGCAAAAGGGGTTTATCGGAAACGTTGAAGGGAACAATATCTTCGACGGAAGCTGTGACGTTATCGTATGTGACGGCTTTATCGGAAACCTTGTCCTTAAAGCATCTGAGGGTGTGGCATCGACCATCAGCTTTTTTATCAAAGAGTATATCCGAAAATCGCCTGTTGCGATTACCGGCGCGCTTTTGATGCGCAAAGTATTTAAACTGCTTAAAAAGCAGATCGATTACGCTGAAATCGGCGGTGCCCCATTGGTAGGTATCAAAGGGTGTGCTATCGTCAGTCACGGAAAAAGCAATCCAAAAGCGATCAAAAATGCGATTTTTCAAGCGATACGCTATGTCAATACCGGCGTAAATGAGCATATCGAAAACCGTCTTGAAGAGCTTAAAAAATAA
- the metK gene encoding methionine adenosyltransferase produces the protein MSKEYIFTSESVTEGHPDKMADQISDAILDYIIEHDPKARVACETLVSNGFCVIAGELKTTTYAPMQEIARQVVREIGYTDATYGFDYRSCAVLNGIGEQSPDINQGVDQKSGEIGAGDQGLMFGYACRETDVLMPLPIYLSHRLAERLAKVRKEGIIPYLRPDGKTQVSVRYVDDKPVSVETVVVSTQHAPEISQEKLHADVIEEVIKAVIPAELMSPNIVYHINPTGKFVIGGPQGDAGLTGRKIIVDTYGGACPHGGGAFSGKDPTKVDRSAAYAARYVAKNLVASGACERATIQVSYAIGVVHPISIMVNAHGTAVVPEEKLEACVKELFNLTPKGIIESLDLLRPIYRKTATYGHFGRELSEFTWEKTDKVDAIRNYLGL, from the coding sequence ATGTCTAAAGAGTATATTTTCACTTCTGAATCGGTTACCGAGGGGCATCCCGATAAAATGGCCGATCAAATCAGCGATGCGATTTTGGACTATATTATCGAACATGATCCCAAAGCACGTGTAGCCTGCGAGACGCTCGTATCGAACGGGTTTTGCGTTATCGCAGGCGAACTCAAAACAACCACGTACGCCCCGATGCAGGAGATTGCCCGCCAAGTCGTACGGGAAATCGGCTATACCGATGCAACCTACGGATTTGATTACCGCTCATGCGCCGTCTTAAACGGTATCGGAGAACAATCCCCCGATATCAACCAAGGTGTCGATCAAAAGAGCGGCGAAATCGGTGCCGGCGACCAGGGGCTTATGTTCGGTTATGCATGCCGCGAAACCGATGTTTTGATGCCGCTGCCGATCTATCTCTCCCACCGTCTCGCCGAGCGTCTGGCAAAAGTACGCAAAGAGGGGATTATCCCCTACCTCCGACCGGACGGAAAAACCCAGGTGAGTGTTCGTTATGTCGATGATAAACCGGTATCGGTCGAAACCGTTGTCGTCTCCACCCAGCACGCCCCTGAAATTTCTCAGGAAAAACTCCATGCCGATGTCATCGAAGAGGTCATTAAAGCGGTCATCCCAGCCGAACTCATGTCTCCAAACATCGTCTATCATATCAATCCGACCGGAAAATTCGTCATCGGCGGTCCTCAAGGGGATGCCGGACTGACCGGACGCAAAATCATCGTCGATACCTACGGCGGAGCCTGCCCTCACGGCGGCGGCGCTTTCAGCGGAAAAGACCCCACCAAAGTCGACCGTTCCGCCGCCTACGCCGCCCGTTATGTCGCCAAAAATCTTGTCGCTTCGGGGGCTTGCGAACGTGCAACGATTCAAGTTTCGTATGCTATCGGCGTCGTTCATCCTATCTCTATTATGGTAAATGCGCACGGAACGGCTGTAGTGCCTGAAGAGAAGCTCGAAGCGTGTGTCAAAGAGCTTTTTAACCTTACCCCTAAAGGGATTATCGAATCGCTTGATTTGCTCCGCCCTATTTATCGAAAAACAGCGACTTACGGCCATTTCGGGCGGGAACTCAGTGAATTTACATGGGAAAAAACGGATAAGGTGGACGCTATCCGCAACTATCTGGGCCTATAA
- the der gene encoding ribosome biogenesis GTPase Der produces MKKLAIIGRPNVGKSSLFNRLLKQRDAITSEQAGTTRDVKKRVAVVVDKEVEILDTGGLDEGCELYDRIKEKSLKAAHEADIILFMVDGKSLPEEDDKKLFYELESMGKAIALVVNKIDNDKMQEKLWEYYEFGTDRIFGISVAHNRSLLPLLNWIASELPESSIVKTENDVVVAEDELDGFDAAMRASAEDDEFEDEDEDDGFFIPEEDDEEEETSIEALEEAYRGIVKEYEAGDVNQMKVAIIGRVNVGKSSLLNALLGEDRSVVSSVAGTTIDPIDETVEYNDKKITFIDTAGIRKRGKILGIEKYALMRTEEMLETADIALLVLDASQPFMDLDEKIAGFVDKNRLACLIVLNKWDMAPREDYDKIIAEVRDRFKFLSYAPIITISAQSKQRVHKIFEMLLKINENYSQRISTGKLNEVIQAAMRKHILPSINGMNIRLYFATQYDIRPPRIALIMNKPQGLHFSYRRYLTNQLREQFDFEGTPVLFKAKAKNQKKKPQPHKKRSMW; encoded by the coding sequence ATGAAAAAATTAGCGATCATCGGTCGTCCGAATGTCGGCAAAAGTTCCCTCTTTAACCGTTTGCTCAAACAACGCGATGCGATTACCTCCGAACAGGCGGGAACGACGCGCGATGTTAAAAAGCGTGTTGCCGTGGTGGTGGACAAAGAAGTAGAGATCCTCGATACGGGGGGGCTTGACGAAGGGTGTGAACTCTACGACCGCATCAAGGAGAAATCTCTCAAAGCAGCGCATGAAGCCGATATTATTCTCTTTATGGTGGACGGGAAAAGTCTCCCCGAAGAGGATGATAAAAAGCTTTTTTATGAGCTTGAATCTATGGGAAAAGCGATCGCTTTGGTCGTCAATAAAATCGATAACGACAAGATGCAGGAAAAACTGTGGGAGTACTATGAATTCGGAACCGACCGAATTTTCGGAATTTCGGTTGCCCACAATCGATCCCTTTTGCCGCTTTTGAACTGGATTGCTTCGGAACTTCCCGAATCGTCCATCGTGAAAACGGAAAATGATGTCGTTGTTGCGGAAGATGAACTGGACGGTTTTGATGCCGCTATGAGAGCTTCGGCAGAGGACGACGAGTTCGAAGATGAGGATGAGGACGACGGATTCTTTATTCCCGAAGAGGATGACGAAGAAGAGGAAACGTCGATAGAAGCGCTTGAAGAGGCGTATCGCGGTATTGTCAAAGAGTACGAAGCGGGTGACGTCAATCAAATGAAAGTGGCGATCATCGGTCGTGTCAACGTCGGTAAAAGTTCACTCCTCAACGCATTGCTCGGAGAAGACCGTTCGGTGGTGAGTTCGGTTGCGGGAACGACGATCGATCCGATCGACGAAACGGTCGAATACAACGATAAAAAGATCACCTTTATCGATACGGCGGGGATTCGCAAACGGGGAAAAATCCTCGGGATTGAAAAATACGCTCTTATGCGTACCGAAGAGATGTTGGAGACGGCGGATATCGCGTTGCTTGTCCTCGATGCGTCACAGCCGTTTATGGATCTGGATGAGAAAATCGCGGGATTCGTCGATAAAAACCGTCTGGCGTGTCTGATCGTCCTGAACAAATGGGATATGGCTCCGCGAGAAGATTACGACAAAATTATCGCCGAAGTGCGCGACCGCTTCAAATTCCTCAGCTATGCTCCGATCATCACGATTTCGGCGCAGAGCAAACAGCGGGTACACAAGATTTTTGAAATGCTCCTCAAAATCAACGAGAACTATTCACAGCGTATTTCGACGGGTAAACTGAATGAGGTTATCCAAGCGGCGATGCGCAAACATATCCTCCCGAGTATCAACGGGATGAATATCCGCCTCTATTTTGCGACGCAGTACGATATCCGTCCTCCGCGTATTGCACTGATTATGAACAAGCCGCAGGGGCTACATTTCAGTTATCGCCGCTATTTGACGAATCAGTTACGTGAGCAGTTTGATTTTGAGGGGACTCCGGTTCTTTTTAAAGCGAAAGCGAAAAATCAGAAGAAGAAACCGCAACCGCATAAAAAACGGTCGATGTGGTAA
- a CDS encoding CopD family protein, with translation MYNWILWFHIISMVSWFAVLFYLPRLFVYHVENGTNNGFVEVVEVMEMKIYKYIGVPSFWATLLSGVALIVLSTAHYNGVNVFAMGGWMHAKLTLVALLAVYFFSLGRYRLKLKENTAYKSGKFFRIYNEIPTLLLMGIVALVIVKPF, from the coding sequence ATGTATAACTGGATTTTGTGGTTTCATATCATCTCAATGGTCTCATGGTTCGCGGTGCTCTTTTACCTTCCCCGTCTTTTTGTCTATCACGTCGAAAACGGAACCAATAACGGATTTGTCGAAGTGGTCGAAGTGATGGAAATGAAGATATACAAATATATCGGTGTTCCGTCATTCTGGGCGACACTGCTCTCAGGGGTAGCTTTGATCGTTCTCTCGACAGCGCACTATAACGGGGTCAATGTATTTGCTATGGGGGGATGGATGCACGCGAAACTGACACTCGTCGCGCTTTTGGCAGTCTATTTCTTTTCTTTGGGAAGATACCGTTTAAAACTCAAAGAGAATACGGCGTATAAAAGCGGGAAGTTTTTCCGTATCTATAATGAAATCCCTACTTTACTATTAATGGGGATTGTCGCTCTCGTTATCGTAAAACCTTTCTAA
- a CDS encoding 4Fe-4S dicluster domain-containing protein, whose protein sequence is MAVVINDTCINCGACIDECPVEAIVDEDDNPTGEEIYYVYGDKCVECVGHHDEPACATACPTEGCITWDEIGASPAHRDDITAEMRSSKANVVN, encoded by the coding sequence ATGGCAGTAGTCATTAATGATACCTGTATTAACTGCGGCGCTTGCATCGACGAGTGTCCGGTAGAAGCGATCGTAGACGAGGACGATAACCCAACGGGTGAAGAAATCTATTACGTTTACGGTGACAAATGTGTCGAGTGTGTCGGTCACCATGATGAGCCAGCGTGTGCAACAGCTTGTCCAACTGAGGGTTGTATCACTTGGGATGAAATCGGTGCAAGTCCTGCACACCGTGATGATATCACGGCAGAAATGCGTTCTTCTAAAGCGAACGTCGTTAACTAA
- a CDS encoding phosphoribosyltransferase, whose product MIYYDYKRFCTDVQSLTKQCEAFRPDTILAVARGGMTLGHALSMALDVRNLQSIRTESYDGEVQRNNINVYGSCDLSASKRILVVDDIVDSGQTLMHLMPFLRSLNPAAELKIATLFTKQSALMQPDFSLHEATDWIDFFWERDFLKEGSL is encoded by the coding sequence ATGATATACTATGATTATAAACGATTTTGTACCGATGTTCAAAGTTTGACGAAGCAATGCGAAGCGTTTCGTCCCGATACCATTCTCGCCGTCGCACGCGGAGGAATGACCCTTGGCCATGCCCTCTCCATGGCTCTGGATGTCCGCAATCTGCAAAGCATCCGGACCGAAAGCTACGACGGGGAGGTCCAACGAAACAACATCAACGTGTACGGTTCATGCGATCTCTCAGCCTCAAAACGGATTTTGGTCGTCGACGATATTGTCGACAGCGGTCAGACTTTGATGCACTTAATGCCGTTTTTACGCTCGCTCAATCCTGCGGCCGAATTGAAAATCGCTACCCTCTTTACCAAACAAAGCGCTCTTATGCAGCCGGACTTTTCCTTACATGAAGCTACGGATTGGATTGACTTTTTTTGGGAAAGAGATTTTTTAAAAGAGGGTTCGCTATAA
- the ndk gene encoding nucleoside-diphosphate kinase gives MEQTLSIIKPDAVAKGVIGKILDRFESNGLKIAAMKKVQLSRQDAEAFYAVHAARPFFNDLVDFMVSGPVVITVLEGENAILKNRDLMGATNPKEAAPGTIRADFAENIDANAVHGSDSAENAAIEIAFFFSGREIS, from the coding sequence ATGGAACAAACGTTGTCAATCATCAAGCCTGACGCCGTAGCAAAAGGTGTCATCGGAAAAATTTTAGATCGTTTCGAAAGCAACGGCCTTAAAATCGCGGCTATGAAAAAAGTTCAACTCTCTCGTCAAGACGCTGAAGCGTTTTACGCAGTACATGCTGCTCGCCCTTTCTTCAACGATCTCGTTGATTTCATGGTAAGCGGTCCGGTTGTTATTACCGTTCTTGAGGGTGAAAACGCTATCCTTAAAAACCGTGATTTGATGGGTGCAACCAACCCTAAAGAAGCTGCACCTGGAACTATCCGTGCAGACTTTGCTGAAAACATCGATGCAAATGCCGTTCACGGAAGTGACTCTGCTGAAAACGCTGCAATTGAAATCGCGTTTTTCTTTTCAGGGCGCGAAATTTCATAA